A single Magnetovibrio sp. PR-2 DNA region contains:
- the rpsS gene encoding 30S ribosomal protein S19, translated as MPRSVWKGPFVDGYLLKKAEAARDAGRNQVIKTWSRRSTILPQFVGLTFGVYNGKKFVPVLVTEEMIGHKFGEFSPTRTYLGHLADKKGKRG; from the coding sequence ATGCCGCGTTCCGTATGGAAAGGTCCGTTCGTTGACGGCTATCTGCTCAAGAAAGCAGAAGCAGCCCGTGACGCCGGCCGCAATCAGGTCATCAAAACCTGGTCGCGTCGTTCCACCATTTTGCCGCAGTTTGTGGGCCTCACTTTTGGTGTCTACAACGGCAAGAAATTTGTCCCCGTTCTGGTGACCGAAGAAATGATCGGCCACAAGTTTGGCGAATTTTCGCCGACCCGCACGTACTTGGGTCACTTGGCGGACAAGAAGGGTAAGAGGGGCTAA
- the rplB gene encoding 50S ribosomal protein L2, whose protein sequence is MALKTYKPTTPSQRNLVTVDRSGLHKGAPEKSLTEGLRKNGGRNNTGRITARRIGGGHKRRYRIIDFKRNKFDVVGTVERLEYDPNRTAFIALIQYEDGEKAYIIAPQRLAAGDTIVAGTNVDIKPGNALPLANIPVGTIIHNVEMKPGKGAQIARSAGAYVQLVGKDQGYAQLRLMSGELRLVRGECIATIGAVSNPDQQNIKVGKAGRKRWLGKRPSVRGVAMNPVDHPHGGGEGRTAGGRHPVTPWGKPTKGKRTRKNKKTDGMIMRRRHGK, encoded by the coding sequence ATGGCACTGAAAACATATAAACCGACGACACCGAGCCAACGTAACCTGGTTACTGTTGATCGCTCAGGCCTACACAAAGGTGCACCGGAAAAAAGCCTGACCGAAGGTCTGCGCAAAAACGGTGGCCGCAACAACACGGGCCGCATCACCGCACGTCGTATCGGCGGTGGTCACAAGCGTCGCTATCGCATCATCGACTTCAAACGCAACAAGTTCGACGTTGTCGGCACTGTTGAGCGTTTGGAGTATGACCCCAACCGCACCGCTTTCATCGCACTGATCCAGTACGAAGACGGCGAAAAGGCGTACATCATCGCGCCGCAACGTTTGGCCGCAGGCGACACCATCGTCGCTGGCACCAACGTTGACATCAAGCCGGGCAACGCGTTGCCGCTGGCCAACATCCCTGTCGGCACCATTATCCACAACGTGGAAATGAAACCGGGCAAGGGTGCACAAATTGCACGCAGCGCAGGCGCTTACGTGCAATTGGTCGGTAAAGACCAAGGCTACGCTCAGCTGCGTTTGATGTCCGGTGAGTTGCGCTTGGTTCGCGGTGAATGCATCGCCACGATTGGCGCTGTGTCCAACCCGGATCAGCAAAACATCAAAGTGGGTAAAGCCGGCCGCAAACGCTGGCTTGGCAAACGCCCGAGCGTTCGTGGTGTTGCCATGAACCCGGTTGATCACCCGCACGGTGGTGGCGAAGGCCGCACCGCTGGTGGTCGTCACCCGGTTACGCCTTGGGGCAAGCCCACCAAAGGCAAGCGCACTCGTAAGAACAAGAAGACGGACGGCATGATCATGCGCCGCCGTCACGGTAAGTAG
- a CDS encoding 50S ribosomal protein L23 gives MSVSKERMYEVLRRPLITEKATLLSEHNQVAFEVAMDASKPEIRAAVEGLFNVKVTGVNTLVQKGKVKVFRGRKGKRDDKKKAIVTLADGDSIDVTTGV, from the coding sequence ATGAGCGTGAGCAAGGAACGTATGTACGAAGTTCTGCGTCGTCCTCTCATCACTGAGAAAGCGACGCTGCTGAGCGAGCACAACCAGGTGGCTTTCGAAGTCGCTATGGATGCTTCCAAGCCGGAGATCCGCGCTGCCGTTGAAGGTCTCTTCAACGTCAAAGTGACGGGCGTGAACACCCTGGTCCAAAAGGGCAAGGTTAAAGTGTTCCGTGGCCGCAAAGGCAAACGTGACGATAAGAAAAAAGCTATCGTCACTTTGGCCGACGGCGACTCCATTGATGTGACCACTGGCGTCTGA
- the rplD gene encoding 50S ribosomal protein L4, which produces MKLDVISLDNKKSGSVDLDEAIFGLDVRSDLLARAVNWQLAKRRQGTHAVKGRTDVSGGGKKPFRQKGTGSARQGTSRAPQHRGGGAVFGPTPRSYEHKLPKKVRKLALKTALSAKQAEGKLVVVDTAELSAPKTADLNKKLAALGWGSALVIDGAEVNQNFALAAGNIIGLDVLPSQGANVYDILRHDTLVLTQDAVSKLQERLK; this is translated from the coding sequence ATGAAACTCGATGTAATCAGCCTCGATAACAAAAAATCCGGCAGCGTCGATCTCGACGAAGCGATCTTCGGTCTGGACGTTCGTTCCGACTTGTTGGCTCGCGCCGTGAACTGGCAGCTCGCCAAACGCCGTCAAGGCACGCACGCGGTCAAAGGCCGCACCGACGTGTCCGGTGGTGGTAAGAAGCCGTTCCGCCAAAAAGGTACGGGTTCCGCGCGTCAAGGTACGTCTCGTGCGCCGCAACACCGTGGTGGTGGCGCCGTTTTCGGCCCGACCCCGCGTTCTTACGAGCACAAGCTGCCGAAGAAAGTCCGTAAACTGGCTCTGAAAACCGCACTGTCCGCCAAGCAAGCCGAAGGCAAGCTGGTGGTGGTCGACACCGCAGAGCTGTCCGCACCGAAAACCGCTGATCTGAACAAAAAACTGGCCGCTCTCGGTTGGGGTTCGGCTCTGGTCATCGACGGCGCGGAAGTAAACCAAAACTTCGCATTGGCTGCGGGCAATATCATCGGTCTCGATGTTCTGCCGAGCCAAGGCGCGAACGTATACGACATCTTGCGTCACGACACTTTGGTGCTGACCCAGGACGCCGTATCCAAGCTGCAGGAGCGTTTGAAATGA